A part of Prevotella melaninogenica genomic DNA contains:
- a CDS encoding thioredoxin family protein, producing MLTVQLHAQQGTEATNGIKFFKGTFSEALAQAKQENKIVFVDFYAVWCVPCKKMAKTVFTQEEVGKYFNEHFISLQLDAEKGENVDIAKNYKIVAYPTVAFIAPDGKALSVNTGAMDKDELMDAAKIAAGESVSFEELYNKYKADNNDLDVQQQLLLKAPSFLQAQEGMDADKWVTRLQKLYKNYVAAKAPLKLINENDYRIILSLEGDEDREHKQYVIDLMNDHLDDWMKKLGKAPAYYIVEANDIFAEDMAKDGNVKYKDYVEKVKSQYAKAYEVVGLTGITAYEKAKLYFDALFNLYKNKDVNGYVKAMETYFGKMENNLRSADYGKAAQNLYMAAGKSLKAKDHEVAIKWAEKALAQEDAVMDRVNYMVMIGDSYRELKNYTKAREYYNQAFAETLRLENMEMPQAMLQGAIKQKLSTLELLEK from the coding sequence ATGTTGACTGTACAATTGCATGCTCAGCAGGGTACAGAAGCAACAAATGGAATTAAGTTCTTCAAGGGTACTTTTAGTGAGGCTTTGGCTCAAGCAAAGCAGGAGAATAAGATAGTTTTCGTTGACTTCTATGCCGTGTGGTGTGTTCCTTGCAAGAAGATGGCAAAGACTGTTTTCACACAGGAGGAAGTTGGAAAGTATTTTAATGAGCATTTCATCAGTTTGCAGTTAGATGCTGAGAAGGGTGAGAATGTTGATATCGCTAAGAATTATAAAATTGTTGCTTATCCAACAGTAGCTTTCATTGCACCAGATGGCAAGGCTTTGTCTGTGAATACAGGTGCAATGGATAAGGATGAACTTATGGATGCCGCTAAAATTGCTGCTGGTGAGAGTGTAAGTTTTGAGGAACTTTACAATAAGTATAAGGCTGATAACAACGATCTCGATGTTCAGCAGCAACTTCTTCTTAAAGCACCATCTTTCTTACAGGCACAGGAGGGTATGGATGCAGATAAGTGGGTGACACGTCTACAGAAACTTTATAAGAACTATGTGGCTGCGAAGGCACCATTGAAGCTTATCAATGAGAATGATTATCGTATCATTCTGTCATTGGAGGGTGATGAAGATAGGGAGCATAAGCAGTATGTGATTGACCTTATGAACGACCACCTTGATGATTGGATGAAGAAACTTGGTAAGGCACCTGCCTACTATATTGTTGAGGCTAACGACATCTTTGCTGAGGATATGGCAAAGGATGGCAACGTAAAGTATAAGGATTATGTTGAGAAGGTAAAGAGCCAGTATGCAAAGGCATACGAGGTTGTTGGCCTGACAGGTATTACTGCTTACGAGAAGGCAAAGCTTTACTTTGATGCTCTCTTCAACTTGTACAAGAATAAGGATGTGAATGGCTATGTGAAAGCTATGGAGACCTATTTCGGTAAGATGGAGAATAACCTCCGTTCTGCTGACTATGGTAAGGCTGCACAGAACCTCTATATGGCAGCTGGTAAGAGTTTGAAGGCTAAGGATCATGAAGTAGCTATCAAGTGGGCAGAGAAAGCTTTAGCACAGGAGGATGCTGTGATGGACCGTGTAAACTATATGGTAATGATTGGCGACTCTTATCGTGAGTTGAAGAACTATACCAAGGCACGTGAATACTATAACCAGGCATTTGCTGAGACACTTCGTTTGGAGAATATGGAGATGCCACAAGCTATGTTGCAGGGGGCAATCAAGCAGAAGCTCTCTACACTCGAACTCCTTGAAAAGTAA
- a CDS encoding fasciclin domain-containing protein: MKKIIYIITMCLTMGVFSSCTQYNFDDTGLANGKHDMTMWEYFKGDSYNWDSLRVMAERADLVSLFQGTSQYGKNFTFFGPTNHSIRRYLYDNHMERVSDIPVADCKKFILNSVLPNKRVMLDDFKEGVKSSNPSTPIGKGGETVEMASGSKLWIYTFRESYNSVPGAGPLRIHLVSPTTTKTSDVASCNIETNTGVVHSLVYDFNLTDF, from the coding sequence GAGTCTTCTCCAGTTGTACTCAGTATAACTTTGACGACACTGGGCTTGCTAATGGAAAGCATGATATGACGATGTGGGAATACTTCAAAGGGGACAGCTATAATTGGGATTCCCTTCGTGTAATGGCAGAACGTGCCGACTTAGTGTCGCTCTTCCAAGGTACAAGTCAGTACGGAAAGAACTTCACATTCTTTGGTCCTACGAATCATAGTATTCGTCGTTATCTCTATGATAATCATATGGAGAGAGTGTCGGATATCCCAGTTGCTGACTGCAAGAAGTTTATTTTGAATAGTGTTTTGCCTAACAAGCGTGTGATGCTTGATGATTTCAAGGAGGGTGTTAAGTCTTCTAATCCTTCAACGCCTATTGGTAAGGGTGGTGAAACTGTTGAGATGGCATCGGGCAGCAAGTTGTGGATTTACACTTTCCGTGAGTCTTACAACAGTGTTCCGGGTGCTGGACCTTTGCGCATCCATTTGGTTTCTCCAACGACAACCAAGACCTCGGATGTTGCTTCATGTAATATTGAAACAAACACAGGAGTGGTTCACTCACTTGTTTATGACTTCAATTTAACCGACTTTTAA